TGTTCTCGTCAATGCAAGGTTCAGGCATCCCGGTACAAGGATAAGGaggaaagaacaaaaaaaggaatagcGAGGATgtgtcgtgttcgtgtttcgcAGATCCTCGCCGTGCTTTTGTGCTGCTCCAGCTTCCGGTCCCCTGGTCAAGGACGTGTCCTGTGAAAAAGCGAAACGTAGGGCCGGAAGTGCGAAACGGaatcccaaaaaaggggaaggagaaaCACAACAATCCGATCGGAAGTGTGATTTGAAAAGGGAATcaggcgaacgagcgaacgtgcAGACGAGAGCGCGCTCGGTCTTgagacggaaacggaaacggatctTCCTCCACCAGGATGTGTCCTCCTGGCACatgtttctcgtttctcgAGGCGTGTGAATTGGGCAAGTGTTTTCGGTGTCGACATCGGGTGGACCAGAGGAgagtggaaagagagagagagagagagattgaagagagaaagagtgtgcgtgttaaacaaacaatttggTTTCCATCGACAGCAACCGCTTCTTCTCTGCAGAGGAGATGAGTGGAGGATATACGATCCGCTGTAAACAATCCGCTAGTTAGTGCACTTCACCACGAGAGGCCAAGAGAGgccaagagaaagagagagagcgagatcgtGGATCAAAGCGAAGCGAGTGATAATGGGATGGATGCAACACAACTGATGATCACTCCTCCAAGAACAACACACCACGCGCCCTCGTCGGTCATTAAAACACATCTTCAAATTCTCGGCGAATTGCGCTTTCGGTGGCAGCCGACTGGCGATGGTGTGCGCTTCTTCATCCCATTAACGATCAAACAAGATCgagcacacagcagcacactgcatgcagcaaaacaaacgcatcTCTCGTTCAAGGCATAAGCATCTCGAAGCGCATCATTCGCTTCGGGCCTCGGATCGGGGCGCGAGATGAgagaaaatgcaattaaacaGATTCGGTTGGATTGAGATGGATGTTGATTTGTGATCTAATTAAGTGCGCGATCGTGCTGCTCTGCATGCATCTCACTTGCTGCAAGAAGTTGCATTACATACCGAGCTCGGGCCTGGGAAGATCGAGTAACAACCGAAGGCACGCCCGTTCCCctggttttctgttttttttttttttgcgaaactaCCACCTCTTGGTGGTGGGCACAGGTGTGAGAACTCTGTTGTCTTGAGGGAGTCTCCCTTATACCGCTTGGTTCAAGAAACAGAACTTAGGTAATGTGTTGGTCTTGCAGATGCAGACGATGATGTAAAAATGCAATGGACCCCGCGTGAGAGAGAACAACTGCGTGAATGTAGTACGGCTTCTCTACCTCTCGAGAATGGCTTCTCTGGCCGCCCTTCATCTTCCTGGTTTGGCGTGATTGAGAAAtccgggtgttttttttactctaAGCCCTCACCTCACTAGTGAGCGAAGGAGATAAGATACAGTTCACACTTTTCACGTGTTCACGCTCCACACCTGCAGCGTCACCTATGTAATGTGTTTGTCTGTTACCTTCGCGCCGTCAGATGAGTCATCTTGCAGCTAGCCTCgcctttgtcgatcgatacgCGCCTGATGGTGCTCTAAAGGTTAGCACAGCAAGTATCTTATCTCGCCCTCGGCCCTGCGCGTAGATAGTACGCACGTTCACCTGACATACCAATGTTGTGCGCGAGAACGCACTCCTCTGTTTCTGCTGTTTATTTATCAAGTTCGAGGTTCGATAAGTCTCGGCCTGTTCCATATGCGATTCATCGCAATTCCTGACCCACCAGCACAGGAACACACGCTGCGTTCCCGTCCCCTTGCCCTTATCCAGTACCGGTTGTACCGATGGCATAGAAAACCTGTCGTCGAATGGTGGTCGGATTTGGGCATTTGGGACGCGACGGTAGCAGGTTGTGTTCGTGTTCCACTTCGAATCGGCGCGGAACGTGCTCACCAACAATCGATACTCGGGTTACAGGCGAAGAATCGGAATCTACGGATTGTGACATGGATTTCGTTGCAGGATCCCGGAGGATCCTTCGGTGTGTCAGGTGATCGTCTTAGGACATTTGATCCGAGGCCTCTAGGAATGGGAATTAAtttccaacaaaccaacacctCTCGCTCGTTTacacgcgcgctctctctgtctctctggctTCGGCACATTCTTGGACCGTACAGTGGCAGcccctccggctccggctcgaAGAGGAAGCGgacgtgcgcgagcgcgcgcgccattccTCGTGTGTCGCTCCATCGTAGCGCATCGAATAGCGCCGGTCCAGTGTGCCGTGGTCGTGTGAAAGTGTCCGCGAGGTTGTGAAAACCGTCGATTTGATTTATAACGACCGCGAGGGCCTTTCTTTTGCAGCAACAGACTCGCGGAACAACCGCGCATAGCTTGTGACGAGTCGTTGTAGGCGTTGTgctgtccgtgtgcgtgtgtgtgcttgaaaCAATGCCAATTCGGTATCGAAAGCGAACCATTATTAGTGACCGACACAAAACCGGTGCGCCCGTCCGTGTGgtgggaacgaacgaacgacagcaacaacacaatgtACTActaccgcgaggaggaggatcacTTTCGATGGCGACGATCGCAGGCGATGAGACCggaggatggtggtgttgacagcggtagcagcactggtggtggtgtcggaaCCATGTCGTCACCGGATGGCGCTGACAGCGGGATTGGTGGTGACACCGGTAACGAACCGAGTACCACCGGAACTGGAAGTGACGAGgatggcgaagatgatgaaagTAGTTTCTCctgcgattgtgtgtgttcctgttgctgtaaGTGTAAGGAGAcgggaggtggagaaggaggatcaCTGTCGATGGTCACACCAACCTCACCGTTAATCGGATTCCTGTCCCAGCAATACACTCGCTTACCATCTctgcaaccaccaacaccgacgaTGATCGAGCGCTCGAACCACCGGATCGCGACCGCGACTACCGACGACCCGATGGTAGCGGCGATGATGCGCCTCCGATCTAGATCCGTGCCGCGGTTGAGCGAattaccgccaccaccaacaccacaaccaccaccgactgtCATTAAACGCAACGATGACAATACAATCGCGGCCATTgtacgccgtcgccgtcgactgAAGCGCCGTGCCAAATCCGGTGACTTTCAATCATTGCCACCACTGGATCACCGGTCGTTTGATGCCGGGGAAAACCGTGAAACTGtgaccaccggcagcatcaacagcagcagaagtacgGTTGAAGCAGCAGAACTAAACATGGCCGCCGTGAACAAACGGCGCACGTTGGAGATCAAATTCGTATGGTAATTAACATCACTGGGGAATGGGGAAGTGAGGATGAcacatgccacgccacgactacgacgacggacgCGACAACTCACGAAGACAACTCATGTACCGACAGCGTGTTTCGTGGCGCGCGCGTAAATTATATCTAAAAACGGCCAAACCGGCGGTcgagcgatagagagacagaTCTGGTTCTGATAGGCCGCAGCGTCTCTTATGAAActcggtcgtcgtcttcgtcaccGCCATTACCGGGCGTCTTCCATTCCCGGTGTCACGAGGTGTGTTCTCTTCATTAAGCTTGCCGGTGGCGTACACTCCACCGGGGAGGGGTAATATATAGATCAAATTGAAGGGGTCAATGATTTCAACCGCGTCGCGCACAACAACACCGTGTTGACGATTCATCCGTGAAACTActacaccagccaccaccaggcagCCATGGTGTGGAATGGTGGTGTGTCATCGTCGTACATCGTCGTTGCGCTCCGCTATTAAGTTACGCGCCCACGGGATCGTCGGGTGCGATATGCCATCTATTTATGAATTTATGCCGCTTGTCACCcctccggttggttggtgaaacCGGTAGCGGTCAcagtgaggaagagagagacgcgAGAACTGGAATTTTCGGTAGATTATCAGTCGGTGAACAACAACTCCTAAATCCCCTCTGGCACCACGAAGGGCGGGGATTAACATACAAGATGCGGCGAGATGCGGAGCTCGAGTGGAGGAAGTGAACCTCTTGTAGTAGTAGATGCGCCCCCGGGGCCCGTACTGTAACATAAACTCCAGAAAGATCTGTCCTTTCcttgtttccctttccctttggGTTTGGTCGGGGGAGAGGGTGCgccatctgctgctgtgtgcgcgTTCGTGTGTCTTATCTTTCCGAGGTGCCCACTTTCGGGGTTTCCGCTGACTTGTACCTGACCGATTATATCTTaattccaccaccacgcgtATACCACGCTCCCGCGCTCTTCTagggcttccttcctttcacttATGTGCGACGCGATTTGTCCGAAGGATAAGAGTTCTGATGTTCTTATGGTCTATTTGTAGCATTTGTTGAAGTAGTTCAACCTCTAGGAGGAATATGACCCCCCCGGAAAGGTTGGCTGAGGTCATCGGTCCGGATGCacaccgcgacgacgacgacgacgacgacgaacgaaatgaaattggcAACGATCCATCTTCACAACTGACGGAGTTCTTCTCACACATTTCGTCCTTGCGTGTCTCTcttgcgctcgctcgccggaAGTACGCGAGAAAGCGTTCTTCCGTTATCCGACCGCGTCCGTTCATGTGCCGAAAGGTCATCATGCGCAAGTGAGAACTAagcggcttcttcttctcctcctcctccggtctACAACCAGTCAAAGGTGTCAAAATTGTAAAACTTAATAAGACACTATTGCGATGGCCACAACCGCGGAGAGGATGGTCACAGTCCGTTAGGTCCGGCCCGGGGACAGCCGAGGATCGGACAGAAAGTGAACAAATTGGTGCGACTCCGTCACTACACCAGCTTCGCCGCGACGTTGCGCTTGAATTGAAACCACATTTCTTTAGCCGAattttgctctcgctctcgcttttcTCTATATTTTCACGGCTACCCCCCCAGCCATTGGCCATCCAGCACGTTGTGTTAATTAGTTAGTTTCCGTTAAGCCctcctgatgatggtggtgagtgaTGGAGTTTGGCGATTCATGACGATCCGGTCATCGAGGTGAATATAAATGTCTCGCGCGTTCAACCAGGAAGGCAGGCCATACGTGCCAAAgatatgcatgcatgcatggtCCAGGTTCGAGGCCTTTGATACATGGCGGGAAGGCCCTTGGATTTGTGACAGGTGACAGGTCGTTAacggcggcaccaccacgtGCTAGTAGTTCGCTCGAACCgtttggaaggaaaatggtggcctttTTGGTGCTAAATTTAGTCCCCCCTCCCGTTGCTCCCAGAAAAGGGTAACAGACGAACGAGTTACAGACGACGCACGATGCTGCGTCTTGGTTTCGTTTAATTAATAGTCATCTCTGTCGCCGCACAGTCGTGTCACGTACGCGGAcgcttcttttgctccttAATCCTTGGTCCTTTCGCGCTCTGACCTTACCAACACTAACGCGTTCTTGCCTGTTCTTGCTCTCTCCTTTTAGGTATGAACTGTCGCAGGATCTGTTGGACAAGCAGATCGAACTGTTGGAGCGCAAGTACGGTGGAGTGAAGGCACGACACGCTGCCCTTACGATTCAGCGCGCCTTCCGCCACTATACGATGGTGAAGAAGTTTGCCTCGATCACGGCAATGGCTAAGGCGGAGAAACGCATGAGCCGTAGGGttcagcaccaacagcagcagcagcaacagcagcagcagcagcagcaagcgcagTCCCAGGCAGACATGGACATGATGATGCACCATCagaccggtgcaccggtgctgGACGATGGACAGATCTACGCTACCGAGGATGGTACGATGGTCGGTCAGCAACGTGTCTGTGCAACGTAAGTCCAATCGGTCATCAGAAGCGTCAAGAATTTTGTATTAACAACACACCCCGTTCATTCTCTTTGTAGCATTTCGGCCACACCCCCAGGAACGTTACACCATCGCGTAACACCCGTTCGTTCGATGTCCCTCCGTGAACGCCGTCTCGATGCCAGTCCTATCCCGCGCAGTCAGTCCGGTACGggttcaccggcaccggccgccCCTATCACGTCCTGGAGCCAAAGTCCAACCCAGCTCGTGACGGGCTCGAGCTCACcagctcaacagcagcaacaacaacaacaatactcCCATCCACACGTGAACAtcctgcatcagcagcaggcacagctagcggcagcagccgcagcctcTGCTGGATATGGTtacacacagcagcaggtccCGTCACAGGGTGGCCACCCGTCGCACGTGATGTTGTCACATCAACAGTACCAAAGCCAGTATGGATCGCAGGATTTGAACGTGAGTGGCGTTAGTACGGGTAGCTCGCAGCTCGATTCGACCGTCTCCTCGATGAACCTATCCTGGAACTCGCAGCATACGCACCAGCAAAGCCCCTACACACCGCACTACACGGCAGCGCAGATCTACATGCGACCGCGTGGTATCGGTATCGGAAGCTCCGGAGGTAGCTCGGGTAGTACGTCGAGCGTATGCGGCAGTAGCCGTAAGGTACCACCGGAGGTACCGAAGCGTACAAGTAGCATCACGGGTACGGGTCCGGCCAGTGGTACACCGAACCGATCGTTGCGACCGAATGGTTTGTGCAAAACGGCGGAGAATGGTAGCCTGAGTTCGGTGCAGTCCTCGGGAAGCGATTCGTCGGCCTCGGTACcgggtggtgtcggtggtggtgcgggtaCCGAGATTGGTTCGGATCGATCCAGTTCGCCCCAGTGGAAGCGCAAGGGCCCGGGAAGTAGCCAGGGTGGTAGCATACCGATGCTTAATCCGGCACAATCACCGGATCATATGCTGATGAGTAGCAGCGGTGTCGGTACTGAGGTGACCCCTAGCCGTTCGCTATCGACCGTTAGTGCGGGAGCAACGGTAGGAATGGTgggtggtagcagtagtagtgcgaATGTGACGATCGCCAGCATCGAAAGTGAGTGTCTGAGTTCACACACGAGCGCCGCCCAGTACTCGATGGAGCAGCACGATCAGATCGTTCACACACCGACCAGCTACAAGGTATCGGAGACGATCCGTAAGCGCCAGTATCGGGTCGGGTTGAACCTGTTCAACAAGAAGCCGGAACGGGGCGTGACGTACCTTATTCGGAAGGGATTCCTCGAGAACACACCGCAGGGTGTGGCCCGGTTCCTGATCTCACGCAAGGGTCTCTCGAGGCAGATGATTGGCGAGTACCTGGGCAACCTGCAGAACGCGTTCAACATGGCCGTGCTGGACTGTTTCGCCGGGGAGCTGGATCTCTCGGGCATGCAGGTCGATGTGGCGTTGCGCAAGTTCCAGGGTTACTTCCGGATGCCGGGTGAAGCGCAGAAGATCGAGCGGCTGATGGAAGTGTTCTCGGCACGCTACTGCCAGTGCAACGGGGACATTGTGGCGCGGCTTCGCTCTCACGATACCGTGTTTGTGCTTGCGTTCGCCATCATTATGCTCAATACGGACCTGCATACGCCCAACCTGAAACCGGAGCGCCGCATGCGGTGCGATGATTTCGTGAAGAACCTGCGAGGCATCGACGATTGTCATGATATCGACCGGGATATGCTGAACGGGATCTATGAGCGGGTTAAGGCGAACGAATTTAAGCCCGGTTCGGACCACGTGACGCAGGTGATGAAGGTGCAGGCGACGATCGTTGGCAAGAAGCCGAATTTGGCGCTACCGCACCGACGGCTCGTGTGCTACTGCCGGCTGTACGAGATCCCGGACATTAACAAGAAGGAACGACCGGGTGTGCATCAGCGGGAGGTGTTCCTGTTCAACGATCTGCTCGTGATCACGAAGATCTTTAGCAAGAAGAAGTCCTCCGTTACGTACACGTTCCGCAATAGTTACCCGCTGTGCGGCATGGTCGTTACCCTGCTGGATGTGACTAGTAAGTATGGCGACTACACAATGAGAATcccgcatgatgatgatcacccTTTACTAAtccgtccgtttttttttagattatCAATTCTGCATCCGACTGTCGCAGAAGGTCGATGGTAAGGTGCTGGTCACGTTCAACGCACGCAACGAGCACGATCGCTGCAAGTTTGCCGAGGATCTCCGGGAGTCCATCAGCGAGATGGACGAGATGGAGACGCTCCGCATCGAGGCGGAGCTCGAGCGCCAGAAGTCGGCCCGCGGTGGTACTCGGGCAAACAATAGCGAAAACCGGGACAGTGGCGTAGCCGATGTAGAGGTGTGCGCCGGCGTACCGTACCAgggtggtgtcggtggaaCCGGTACGGGTGCGGGCACCGGATTGACCGCTGGAGGTGGCGGtatcggcggtggcggtgtttcACCCAACGATCATCTCGCCCACGGTGGAGGTACCggagctggcggtggcggtggtggtcaagGCGTTGAGGCGCAACTGAAGCGTAGCGCCCTCAGCAACTCCCTGCTCGATATGCACGAACAATGTAAGTCTTACTACTACTGAACGCGACGCACCTGCGCCGCGTTCACAGTCGCGTCGCAGACGCAACAGCATTCGCGTTGCGCTATAATGCAAATGCTTCGGAATGCAAAATTCACCGCAAACCCCCACCGCTCCTACCTCCTTTCCGACCTCGATATCTCGATATCCTATCCTCGATATCACTCCTTCTTCATCCAGCCCACAATCGCCCCCAGCACAATTGAGATCTTgagtttatatttttttttttgtttcgtcctTGGTTTGTTGCGATCGTCCGCGAAGTCGTCACGTCTCGTGATTTCGGACGAAGGTTCttgcttttttcttctgtccCCGTGGTTTTTTTTACGTTCTGCCTTTGAAGATGCACCTACACTCGATGCACTCGATGTTGTTGACGCCGGAGACCCCCAAAAGCAGGagggtgtgctgtgtgtaAGGACCCGGCGAAGGGGAGAGCCTTAAACATCTCTTTTGTTCTGTTGTACTCGTTTCGCTTAACGCCTATATCGCGGCGCTTTGTGCTATTTTCATTTGCGAGTTTTTTAGAAGTAGAACCAAGTAGCAAACGCTGTGTCCGCCGCTGTGTGTGATTGATTGAGTGCATCCATGCATCCATGGTACACACCGTGGTCTAatgccctgtgtgtgtgtgtgtgtgtgtgtgcgaacttAAGCCAAACCAATTCGATTgccttcgttccgttccgttccgtttctgcTTTCAGTTAGCGCCAAGCTCATCCTGCACTCGCCAGGCTAAAAAACTTGTGGTGTACGCGCGATACGATAGgagatagaagaagaagaacgccCCTGGAATTGAACTCGATCTTTGAGGGGGGACGCGGAATGTTGTTCCGATAACAAAAGTGCCAAAATTATTATTAGTAAGCAGTGGTAGGAGTAAGCCTCGATTATGATTGAGACATTTTGTGATATTACGAATTAGTGTAAACTTACCCTAAATGATAAGGATAAGGCCGAAGAGAGAGTATATATGGAAGCAATTTGCAAACTGGTTTCAAACACCACCGACCACACACCATTCCccgtggttggttttttggtggttCGTAAGACACCACACGACAGCCCCACCTAAAAACCCTTCAAGCCCCGAGTAACCACCTCCCTTGACACCCCCTACTACCCCCTGATTGTTATATGTTATGCCTACCATACTGCCACTCACACCAGCCACCCCCTTTTGTGCCTAAACGCAACAACCCATCATCCCCCCtaacaccaaaccaaccgatcATTCCATTCTGCATTCTGCATTATCAGcgcattatcattatcatcatcgttagcagcagcagcagcagcagcagcagcaacaacaacatcatcatctcatctctgcgttgtttctctcttttttttctttttctttcgtttcgatctctctcttctctctcttctctctgaCACATCTCGATCGTACAAACgaactcgatctcgatcgtttgaaccttcccccctttttcggcaCGCGGCACGCGCATTCTCGCAGTTGGCAATGATAAACCGCAGCGACGCGGTAGTGTCGGCTCGTTAGATAGTGGAATGTCGATCTCATTTCAATCCACATCCGCAAGCACTGGCTCACGTAGCGATATCAAAGTACGAATGCTGCCTCATAGCAACACCTCCGGTCAGATAATTATGCATGCCGGGCAGCATCCCGCTGCCCTCATGGGTGCCATCTATCATCAGCaaatccatcatcaccagcaccagcagcagcagcagcagcagcagcagttccaacatcatcagcatcacccaacgagcaccggtggcaccggaGGGGGTGTGATCGTTTCGGTGggtcaaccagcagcatcgtcacaTCTGCtaaccagtggtggtggtggtcctacTACAGTatcgatgatgcagcagcaacagcagcaacatcatcaccaccatttgcCACTGAACAACGGTACCACCAacggcaccaacagcagcagcaacagcagcaacattacatCCGGAgcgaccaccacaaccaccatcatcccgagcaacagcagcagcagcaatggagcTATCATGCGTCGCGAGCGGAAACCCTCCCGTACCGACGATGTCGCTACgctgacggcagcagcaacggtagcggCAACACTAACGGCCAGTGCGGTAGCCTCTAGCGGTACCGGCAGCGGTAACGCTGCACCGacggcaaccaccaccaacaaccagcagccggccaccggaaccggaccaaACTTTGGACGCTCGACGGAGGTCTAAATtggcgccagccagccggaattggcgccagcagcagcagcagcagcagcatcagaaacCGAAGGCATGATGAATGAAGAGAAGGCCATCGCCACGACGCCGTACGCGTACCTTGTTCTAAGTGTTGTTCTTTTGTAAATATTAGTGCGAGTGCGCCCACCACGATAATATGTAGCGGATGGATGGCTAGGAAGGGTGGTGTCCCCATGTGTGtcctctctgtgtgtgtgcccccccGAAGACCCATGCCACTCCCCGGGTAAGGTGCCATTGGAGCACGACATGTCGAATCGAGTTCCATTAGAGTTCCTTAGTTAGAGGCCAGTTCCCCCCCGCCCGTGCCCAGTTGCGTGAATTGCTTTGAGAGAGATGCATTTGCGTAATGTCAGGATTTGCGCCAAGCGTTGaaatgcgaagcgaagaaagaaaaacaaaaacgagatAGTACAACTGttctccaccaccttcaccatctcTATTACTACCCAAATCAGCAGAAACTCCATCACTATCACCTTCATCCAGCTAACTAAAAACTCTTCTCGTCGTGTCTCGTCTTTCGTACATCTCGAGCAACTCGCCATACGCCTTGCCGTTTTCGCCTATAAAAGCATCCTTAAACAACGCTTCTATGTGTCGTCTGTTCGTtgtaaataacaaaaaagcaaaaactcaACCCCCCGATCCGTTGACCGCAAATCGGGAATGCGTCACGATGGATGGTCGCGGTTGCCATCGCTTCGATTACTAGCTTCATCTGGGCTTACCAGGGGATCCGGGAGGTGGCCATTCATACATTACACACTTCCTTCACCTGCTACTAGCGTTCGTCGAGTCCTTGTGGTGGGTACATTTGGTGGGAGCGCTCTCGGTGGTAGTAGCGtctgagcgatcgcattccaTGCATCGGACTACAATCCAATGCCACGAtgtggggagagagagcgagaagagagGAGGAAAGAACTATGAGTCAGCTCTTGCTGGCTAGAATTTTGTGTAATTTGTGTATTATATATGTATTTAAAATCTGGCCACAGTTTGGCGCCATCTGAGTGTCTAGTGAGTGTCTGTTCttctttccgtttcttcttcttattcatcttcttctgttgtttgtGGAATGCGCGGGAGTACAAAGGGACCACAATTGGCCCCTTGGGTTACGTGGGAGGGTAGGGATTTAAATGCGTGATTCCGGTGCAAAAGAGAGGGTATATGAATGACCAAAAAATAAAGGGCGGGAAAGGGCGGGAATTGATACACGTCGTACAAGTTCGGATGGGGAACGTACACGAGACGAGTACGCGACACGCATACGCACGAGAAACTAAAG
This sequence is a window from Anopheles darlingi chromosome 3, idAnoDarlMG_H_01, whole genome shotgun sequence. Protein-coding genes within it:
- the LOC125957121 gene encoding IQ motif and SEC7 domain-containing protein 2-like isoform X3 gives rise to the protein MLDSELYPRGGGEHGHHHHHHHHHYKSHHRHYHSPSPHHHLAERERKSRSSPRHHHLQQSENGEKLKYQNAFSSSVGNVGSSGGGGSSSPSDKYYNKYYPQHILSSGSGGSGGYFDLSDKLDSLGLGGAGSRSSEKSSLISGSGGSGFSGGGAGDSNNNNSHHHNYHHSHNHHNHHHHNQSSGKASALSHGSDTAAGSGSTASGGSKKRTIVLVGDGRSRVRRVVRTQTRQITVVSYSGRKKETETHTSHHATIVSFPQKIDRPAQIYSTHHHHPSSGGSVASSGGVGNNGLLASGASSSLGSNSLCGAVTGAGGSAASYVYVHQQPHHAGGHQMVGLQSTQQYVSPQQLTYHLHSAATNNGNGYHHHHHGSHQNIATPTLHKKGSIRSNGDVLKRTRVQNAYELSQDLLDKQIELLERKYGGVKARHAALTIQRAFRHYTMVKKFASITAMAKAEKRMSRRVQHQQQQQQQQQQQQQAQSQADMDMMMHHQTGAPVLDDGQIYATEDGTMVGQQRVCATISATPPGTLHHRVTPVRSMSLRERRLDASPIPRSQSGTGSPAPAAPITSWSQSPTQLVTGSSSPAQQQQQQQQYSHPHVNILHQQQAQLAAAAAASAGYGYTQQQVPSQGGHPSHVMLSHQQYQSQYGSQDLNVSGVSTGSSQLDSTVSSMNLSWNSQHTHQQSPYTPHYTAAQIYMRPRGIGIGSSGGSSGSTSSVCGSSRKVPPEVPKRTSSITGTGPASGTPNRSLRPNGLCKTAENGSLSSVQSSGSDSSASVPGGVGGGAGTEIGSDRSSSPQWKRKGPGSSQGGSIPMLNPAQSPDHMLMSSSGVGTEVTPSRSLSTVSAGATVGMVGGSSSSANVTIASIESECLSSHTSAAQYSMEQHDQIVHTPTSYKVSETIRKRQYRVGLNLFNKKPERGVTYLIRKGFLENTPQGVARFLISRKGLSRQMIGEYLGNLQNAFNMAVLDCFAGELDLSGMQVDVALRKFQGYFRMPGEAQKIERLMEVFSARYCQCNGDIVARLRSHDTVFVLAFAIIMLNTDLHTPNLKPERRMRCDDFVKNLRGIDDCHDIDRDMLNGIYERVKANEFKPGSDHVTQVMKVQATIVGKKPNLALPHRRLVCYCRLYEIPDINKKERPGVHQREVFLFNDLLVITKIFSKKKSSVTYTFRNSYPLCGMVVTLLDVTNYQFCIRLSQKVDGKVLVTFNARNEHDRCKFAEDLRESISEMDEMETLRIEAELERQKSARGGTRANNSENRDSGVADVEVCAGVPYQGGVGGTGTGAGTGLTAGGGGIGGGGVSPNDHLAHGGGTGAGGGGGGQGVEAQLKRSALSNSLLDMHEQFSAKLILHSPG